Proteins from a genomic interval of uncultured Desulfuromusa sp.:
- a CDS encoding ABC transporter substrate-binding protein — translation MKYYLKNLFLIGLIGMVLAGSFLASSAQAAKKPLQLVYPNKVCYEPFIIAEAKGFFAAEGLEVDVKLVGGGILAAESLMTGAADVAAMGDAPFLIAASRSERVRLLTGYAGGSKMHRLISRRGLIDVKQLEGARVGIQMGSSTYGALLAWSKYAGLDVKKIEFVPLSPLDMPQAMQTGQIDAMAGSEPWPSNVEALCADSVHELTDFSALNNSFPLVVASSKQTLSERKEDLDSLIRGLQRAVAFMHENPDETVRIVAAVTGLPEEQQRKCTYRLNWQIGFDENDSSSMAMTASYLKSLGKIEMIPEFSAAFRKR, via the coding sequence ATGAAATATTATCTTAAAAATCTTTTTCTGATTGGTTTGATTGGAATGGTATTGGCCGGTAGTTTTCTGGCTTCCTCAGCACAAGCAGCGAAAAAACCGCTGCAGCTGGTTTATCCAAACAAGGTCTGCTACGAACCATTTATTATCGCCGAGGCTAAGGGATTTTTTGCCGCTGAGGGTCTTGAAGTTGATGTCAAACTGGTTGGGGGAGGTATCCTGGCCGCTGAGAGTTTGATGACTGGAGCTGCGGATGTCGCGGCAATGGGGGACGCCCCATTCCTTATTGCTGCTTCACGCAGCGAGCGTGTGCGGTTGCTGACTGGCTACGCCGGAGGCAGCAAGATGCATCGGCTGATTTCCCGCCGTGGGCTGATTGATGTCAAACAGCTGGAAGGGGCCAGGGTTGGCATCCAAATGGGTTCAAGCACCTACGGGGCCCTATTGGCCTGGAGTAAATATGCCGGGTTGGATGTCAAAAAGATTGAATTTGTCCCCTTAAGCCCTCTTGATATGCCACAGGCGATGCAGACCGGGCAGATTGACGCTATGGCCGGCAGCGAACCCTGGCCGAGTAACGTCGAAGCTCTGTGTGCCGATAGTGTTCATGAGTTGACCGATTTCAGTGCGCTTAACAACAGCTTTCCTTTGGTTGTTGCTAGCAGCAAGCAAACGCTGAGTGAGCGCAAGGAGGATCTCGATTCGTTGATCAGAGGATTGCAGAGAGCAGTTGCTTTTATGCATGAAAATCCGGATGAAACTGTTCGCATCGTGGCCGCCGTAACCGGACTGCCGGAAGAGCAGCAGAGGAAATGCACCTACAGACTGAATTGGCAGATCGGTTTCGATGAGAATGACAGCTCCAGCATGGCGATGACGGCGAGCTATCTTAAGTCTCTGGGGAAAATTGAGATGATACCGGAATTTTCAGCTGCCTTTAGAAAGCGATAG
- a CDS encoding DUF2064 domain-containing protein, whose product MPAQQITTPKRQALLLFIQGVYKGKSLGFGRQLDQSIQLAMIYRTYDLLQRIQQVDIVIVQDGEAPPLEGAVYLPQRGIDLKDCFVTALQDTFALGYERVVAVGGDIPTLHSDDIQKALFSDEVVIGPSCDGGFYLAGMEKEDVRFFDNLPWRQSHLFSHLQGRLADCGRCYSQLQRRRDIDHAGDGRKNASLLINLVRFWVKFYKSIHSQSAGRGQFFADRIPEPRYSSLPPPVC is encoded by the coding sequence ATGCCAGCTCAACAGATAACAACACCAAAACGTCAAGCCCTACTCCTGTTTATTCAGGGCGTGTACAAAGGTAAGTCCCTGGGGTTCGGACGCCAGCTGGATCAATCGATCCAGCTGGCAATGATCTACCGGACCTATGATTTGCTGCAGCGTATTCAACAGGTTGATATTGTTATTGTTCAGGATGGCGAAGCACCACCGTTGGAGGGTGCCGTTTATTTGCCGCAACGCGGCATTGACCTTAAAGACTGTTTCGTAACTGCATTACAAGATACATTCGCCCTTGGTTATGAACGGGTCGTGGCGGTTGGGGGTGATATCCCGACTTTGCATAGCGATGATATACAGAAAGCTCTTTTCAGCGACGAGGTTGTAATCGGCCCCAGTTGTGACGGCGGCTTTTATCTCGCTGGCATGGAAAAAGAAGATGTTCGATTTTTTGATAACTTGCCCTGGCGCCAATCGCATTTGTTTTCCCATTTGCAGGGCCGACTTGCAGACTGCGGGCGCTGTTACTCCCAACTACAACGACGCAGAGATATTGACCACGCCGGAGATGGACGGAAAAACGCTTCTCTACTGATTAATCTGGTCCGTTTCTGGGTGAAATTTTATAAATCCATCCATTCTCAATCGGCCGGGAGAGGTCAGTTCTTCGCTGATCGCATTCCGGAGCCACGCTATTCCTCCTTACCACCACCAGTTTGCTGA
- the moaA gene encoding GTP 3',8-cyclase MoaA, which yields MKLIDSFGRQINYLRLSVTDRCNLRCKYCMSADGVAACQHNDILPYESLHLIAETAISMGIEKIRITGGEPLVRNGIVPFLARLSGIEGLRHLALSTNGILLPEMAQDLSLAGVQRLNISMDSLQEEKYRKITRGGELKKVFEGLKAAAKAGFPPPKINVVAMRGFNDDEILDFTEMTKNYGFSVRFIEYMPTLDQANWQKQEISGQEILDLISSKYELEEVEKGPYAGPSRDFRIPGATGSIGIITAVSGHFCATCNRIRITSTGKAKSCLFSNQETDLNPWLQSGDKAGIRQQLEELIEKKPECHALSINGYEHDNFLMSQVGG from the coding sequence ATGAAACTGATCGATTCTTTTGGACGCCAAATCAACTACCTGCGCTTGTCGGTAACGGACCGCTGCAACCTCCGTTGTAAATATTGTATGTCTGCGGATGGTGTTGCCGCATGTCAGCATAACGACATCCTGCCTTATGAAAGTCTGCATCTTATCGCCGAAACAGCTATCTCTATGGGAATCGAAAAAATTCGCATCACCGGTGGAGAGCCGTTGGTGCGAAATGGCATCGTCCCCTTTCTGGCGCGGCTTTCCGGAATCGAAGGTCTGCGTCATCTGGCACTTTCGACAAACGGTATCCTTTTGCCGGAAATGGCGCAGGACTTGTCCCTGGCAGGGGTGCAACGCTTGAATATCAGCATGGATTCACTGCAGGAAGAAAAGTACCGGAAGATTACCCGTGGTGGCGAGTTGAAAAAAGTGTTTGAAGGTTTAAAGGCTGCCGCAAAAGCAGGTTTTCCGCCCCCTAAAATCAATGTCGTGGCCATGCGTGGCTTTAATGACGATGAAATTCTCGATTTTACCGAAATGACAAAAAATTATGGATTTTCGGTTCGATTTATTGAATACATGCCGACGCTGGATCAGGCTAATTGGCAAAAACAGGAGATATCGGGACAGGAAATCCTTGACCTGATTTCCAGTAAATATGAACTGGAAGAGGTTGAAAAAGGACCATATGCAGGGCCATCGAGGGATTTTCGGATTCCAGGTGCTACTGGCTCTATCGGCATTATCACCGCTGTTTCAGGGCATTTCTGTGCGACCTGCAACCGCATAAGGATCACCTCAACTGGTAAAGCCAAGAGCTGCCTGTTTTCGAACCAAGAAACCGATCTGAATCCCTGGTTACAGTCAGGAGACAAGGCCGGGATCAGGCAGCAGCTAGAAGAACTGATTGAGAAGAAACCGGAATGCCATGCCCTCTCAATTAATGGGTATGAGCACGACAATTTTTTGATGTCGCAGGTTGGTGGCTAA
- a CDS encoding flavin reductase family protein, translated as MKISLGCKALAVPSPVWVIGSYGSSSQPNIMVASWGAICCTSPACVSVSLKVSRATYANIVEHEAFTISIPSRAFLFETDFIGNVSGVSINKFSATGLTAVRSDVVDAPYVLEFPLIIECSLLHMLEIGSHTQFIGQIMDVKADEEVLGENGLPSAEKVSPLIGSAGERSYYSIGKWLGQAQLDNNWLANNLFADEKLAVMPETEFGNLRQDNPDCLKVRKS; from the coding sequence ATGAAGATTTCACTAGGATGTAAAGCTTTGGCTGTCCCTTCACCTGTCTGGGTGATCGGGAGCTACGGGTCCAGCTCGCAACCGAACATTATGGTTGCTTCCTGGGGGGCAATTTGTTGTACGTCCCCAGCCTGTGTTTCGGTGTCTCTGAAAGTCAGTAGAGCAACCTATGCAAACATTGTTGAGCATGAGGCTTTTACTATCAGCATTCCATCGCGGGCTTTTTTGTTTGAAACCGACTTCATCGGCAATGTCTCAGGGGTATCAATCAACAAGTTTTCTGCAACGGGGCTAACTGCGGTTAGAAGTGATGTTGTCGACGCTCCATATGTTCTGGAATTTCCACTGATTATAGAGTGCTCATTACTCCATATGCTGGAGATCGGATCACATACACAATTTATCGGCCAAATCATGGATGTTAAAGCCGATGAAGAGGTTCTTGGAGAAAACGGTTTGCCGTCGGCCGAGAAAGTCAGCCCGCTAATCGGTAGTGCTGGCGAAAGATCTTATTACTCTATTGGTAAATGGCTGGGACAAGCACAGCTGGACAACAACTGGTTAGCAAACAATCTCTTTGCTGATGAGAAGCTGGCTGTCATGCCCGAAACTGAATTCGGTAATTTACGTCAAGATAACCCTGATTGTTTAAAAGTGAGAAAATCATGA
- a CDS encoding MBL fold metallo-hydrolase — protein sequence MGSSFKILGSGAGPGVPSFFCQCSGCREARADGRHCRTRSGALLRSNNSNYLIDTSPDLRFQLLQENLQGIDGIFLTHWHYDHFGGLGEMEYYVKLDRKEPIPLYLPPSAVYSFNAAFPYLQDVLLPQAWEFETTYALGDLGITPLPANHGIETAGFLIDSGISKLAYFPDTSGLPDMTKNRVRAIDWLICDATFSDFNWFPDSHMSMPEAIELGKTIEAKKTVLTHMAIHYSKPTTVEELEGRLADMPNVLLAHDGMQFNLLRGLDEDFTRM from the coding sequence ATGGGAAGTTCATTCAAAATTTTAGGATCTGGTGCCGGACCTGGCGTCCCATCGTTCTTTTGCCAATGCAGTGGTTGCCGTGAAGCACGAGCGGATGGCCGGCATTGCCGAACACGTAGTGGCGCCTTGCTTCGCTCGAATAACTCAAACTATCTCATTGACACTTCACCCGATCTGAGATTCCAACTGTTGCAGGAAAATCTGCAGGGAATCGATGGAATTTTCCTGACTCACTGGCACTATGACCATTTTGGCGGCCTGGGTGAAATGGAATATTATGTCAAGCTCGATCGGAAAGAACCGATCCCTCTCTACCTGCCACCAAGCGCAGTTTACAGCTTCAATGCGGCATTCCCATATCTGCAAGATGTTTTACTCCCGCAAGCGTGGGAATTTGAAACGACATACGCGCTCGGCGATTTGGGAATCACTCCATTGCCGGCAAACCATGGCATTGAGACTGCTGGTTTCCTGATCGATTCAGGGATCTCAAAACTTGCCTATTTCCCTGATACTTCTGGTTTACCGGACATGACCAAGAACAGAGTTAGGGCGATTGACTGGCTGATCTGCGATGCAACTTTCAGTGACTTTAACTGGTTCCCGGATAGCCACATGTCGATGCCTGAGGCAATCGAACTCGGAAAAACAATCGAAGCCAAAAAAACTGTCCTGACACACATGGCGATTCATTACAGCAAACCGACCACAGTTGAGGAGCTTGAAGGGCGCCTGGCCGATATGCCGAATGTTCTGTTGGCGCATGATGGTATGCAATTCAACCTTTTGCGAGGGCTAGATGAAGATTTCACTAGGATGTAA
- a CDS encoding GNAT family N-acetyltransferase, producing the protein MPYQIEFATAADENRLRSIFLASDMAVVGDTEDHVVIKEDGSAYGGALLYQMDVDLFHLLTIVVQGDGRSHGLGSKLLQPMLQNPWRYCRDAVGDPQQSYRVTTVSRGSSRRFYQKNGLVDCAFDDLTEPFNRQCEVCPELIECGSAAMVYQGQ; encoded by the coding sequence ATGCCATATCAAATTGAATTCGCAACTGCCGCTGATGAAAACCGTCTGCGCAGTATTTTCCTCGCGAGTGATATGGCAGTGGTCGGCGACACTGAAGATCATGTCGTGATCAAAGAAGACGGGAGTGCTTACGGTGGAGCACTACTTTATCAGATGGACGTGGACCTGTTCCACTTGCTGACGATTGTTGTGCAAGGAGATGGTCGTAGTCACGGACTTGGAAGCAAATTGCTGCAGCCGATGTTGCAGAACCCTTGGAGGTACTGCCGGGATGCTGTTGGCGATCCTCAGCAGAGCTACCGTGTAACCACTGTCTCCAGGGGGAGCAGCAGAAGGTTTTATCAGAAAAACGGTTTGGTCGATTGTGCTTTCGATGATCTGACGGAGCCTTTCAATCGTCAATGTGAGGTTTGCCCTGAACTGATTGAGTGCGGATCTGCAGCAATGGTTTACCAAGGACAGTGA
- a CDS encoding sigma 54-interacting transcriptional regulator, translating into MAFRKQISEILETQVLFANADKEKLTKKRWQEILRCKEDFLKDPSADPSQFSCMDKDVAASWIRSRKLGVNPHKVVTIPSEDQLAKLRGKHQQLIEITHEQIGAFKDQMIASGYLFYLFDKSGMILCHEGVWSEDQVAESGSRIGILANEENEGTTAHGLCFHLKRPVQLIGPENYCIPLQNRIASAAPILDDDGEVSAAVVILSPPLINDLEDNRINDLYIHTLALISSVATSIEVKNKLLNHRGNYEAARNKATKLNEELQKAKDKMSSAHESLTASFAFIDEGMIAVDCKGQILQINNEAIKIFKVRPEEIGNRNLSEFLSTDSAIMRRAEKGEGFTIDECVKVGNIKACPYRISVRPILNQYTKKLDVVILKFVNCEKLTNQQNNRMGRAACYKFEDILGESMAIKSTIIQARRFAESPENILLIGESGTGKELFAHSIHNTCRPTGPFMAVNCAALPRELVGSELFGYEGGSFTGAERCGKSGKIEQADGGTLFLDEIGDMPLEHQAILLRTLQDKRVMRIGGSRYKEVDFRLVAATNKDLLQMVEEKTFREDLYYRISVLGVFIPPLRERVKDISFLSKVFIHDYCQRQNWHEPQLSPETENIITKYKWPGNVRQLQNAIHHAINTASGDLIEPANLPHYILQDSAPATDGNGSLFNRAATQTLDLKTIEKEAIETALQRANNCIPTAAEMVGLSRSTLYRKLKDYNIFVS; encoded by the coding sequence ATGGCGTTTCGAAAGCAAATTTCAGAAATTTTGGAAACTCAGGTGCTTTTTGCAAATGCTGACAAAGAAAAATTGACCAAAAAGCGATGGCAGGAAATACTTCGCTGTAAAGAAGATTTCCTGAAGGATCCGTCTGCTGACCCCAGCCAATTTTCTTGTATGGATAAAGACGTTGCCGCATCCTGGATACGCTCGCGCAAATTAGGGGTCAATCCGCACAAGGTCGTAACCATCCCCAGCGAAGACCAGCTCGCCAAACTTCGCGGCAAACATCAGCAATTAATAGAGATCACCCATGAGCAGATAGGAGCATTCAAAGACCAGATGATTGCCTCTGGTTACCTGTTTTATCTATTTGACAAATCCGGCATGATTCTGTGTCACGAAGGGGTCTGGAGTGAAGATCAGGTTGCGGAGTCAGGTTCACGTATCGGCATTCTGGCGAACGAAGAAAACGAAGGGACAACCGCTCACGGACTTTGCTTCCATTTAAAGCGTCCTGTTCAACTCATCGGACCGGAAAACTATTGCATCCCCCTGCAAAACAGAATCGCTTCGGCAGCACCGATTCTGGATGACGATGGTGAAGTTTCGGCGGCTGTTGTCATCCTCAGCCCACCACTGATCAATGATCTCGAAGATAACAGGATCAACGACCTCTATATTCACACTCTCGCCCTGATTTCGTCAGTGGCAACCTCGATAGAAGTAAAAAACAAGCTTCTTAATCACAGGGGCAACTATGAAGCAGCGCGCAACAAAGCGACCAAACTGAACGAAGAGCTGCAAAAAGCCAAAGACAAAATGTCGAGTGCCCATGAAAGCCTCACTGCTTCTTTTGCTTTTATCGATGAAGGGATGATAGCTGTCGACTGTAAAGGACAGATCCTCCAGATTAACAACGAAGCGATTAAAATTTTTAAAGTCCGGCCAGAGGAAATCGGCAACCGAAATCTCAGTGAGTTTCTCAGCACTGATTCCGCCATCATGCGACGCGCAGAGAAGGGAGAAGGGTTCACTATTGATGAGTGTGTCAAAGTCGGGAACATCAAAGCTTGCCCCTACCGGATTTCGGTACGACCGATCCTTAACCAATACACAAAAAAACTTGACGTTGTCATTCTCAAGTTTGTCAATTGCGAAAAACTGACGAATCAACAGAACAACAGGATGGGAAGAGCCGCATGTTACAAATTTGAGGATATTCTCGGTGAGAGCATGGCCATCAAATCAACAATTATTCAAGCACGACGGTTTGCTGAATCCCCAGAGAATATTCTGTTAATCGGAGAAAGTGGAACAGGAAAAGAGCTCTTTGCCCACTCTATCCACAACACTTGCCGACCCACCGGTCCATTTATGGCAGTCAATTGCGCCGCCCTGCCAAGAGAACTTGTCGGAAGCGAATTGTTCGGCTATGAAGGGGGCAGCTTCACTGGCGCCGAACGCTGTGGAAAATCAGGTAAGATAGAACAAGCTGATGGCGGCACTCTCTTTCTTGACGAAATCGGCGACATGCCGCTGGAGCATCAGGCGATTTTACTACGCACCCTGCAGGATAAAAGGGTTATGCGCATCGGTGGCAGCCGCTATAAAGAAGTCGACTTCCGACTGGTCGCAGCAACCAATAAAGATTTACTGCAAATGGTTGAGGAAAAAACTTTTCGCGAAGACCTCTATTACCGCATTTCAGTTCTGGGCGTCTTTATCCCACCTTTGAGGGAGCGAGTTAAGGACATCTCCTTCCTAAGCAAAGTATTTATCCACGACTATTGTCAGCGTCAAAACTGGCATGAACCGCAACTCAGTCCGGAGACAGAAAACATCATTACCAAGTACAAGTGGCCGGGAAACGTTCGTCAGTTACAGAACGCTATTCATCATGCCATTAATACCGCTAGCGGCGACCTGATTGAGCCTGCTAACCTCCCCCATTATATTTTGCAGGATTCTGCTCCAGCCACCGATGGCAACGGTTCCCTCTTCAACAGAGCAGCTACACAGACTCTTGACCTGAAAACCATTGAAAAAGAAGCTATTGAAACAGCTCTGCAACGAGCAAACAACTGCATTCCGACTGCAGCTGAAATGGTCGGGTTAA